Proteins encoded within one genomic window of Meriones unguiculatus strain TT.TT164.6M chromosome 20, Bangor_MerUng_6.1, whole genome shotgun sequence:
- the LOC132649591 gene encoding uncharacterized protein LOC132649591, whose translation MALANRTAPPTVENLKAILLADGSHTHPPSLLLICVFFLELQGPDWTLWDDSPPTPASTGLGVRNLNALLVWLRITLSDTKTPGWALSIPKEEQKGPPQCPCSSPAAAGPGLAFFLLLHAPKGSHSSAVPQMNAPASTHSAGPTAPPSRAVLPRLIPHSAKTLSRSFWVSTSSATVIIWVPCGELRPSRRELTLCSEDSVLCFTEAFQFHEVPFIDCCS comes from the exons ATGGCCTTAGCTAACAGAACTGCGCCTCCCACAGTGGAAAACCTCAAGGCCA TACTCCTGGCTGATGGCTcccacacacaccctccctcactcttatTAATCTGTGTCTTCTTCCTTGAACTGCAGGGTCCTGACTGGACACTCTGGGATGATTCCCCTCCTACACCAGCAAGTACTGGCCTGGGTGTGAGAAACTTAAATGCGCTGTTGGTGTGGTTACGAATTACCTTGTCTGATACTAAAACT CCTGGGTGGGCACTCAGTATACCCAAGGAAGAGCAGAAGGGCCCACCTCAGTGTCCCTGCTCCTCTCCTGCTGCAGCTGGCCCTGGGttggctttcttccttctcctccatgcACCAAAGGGGAGCCACAGCAGCGCTGTACCACAAATGAATGCCCCTGCCTCTACACACAGTGCAGGCCCCACAGCGCCTCCTTCCCGCGCTGTTCTGCCAAGGCTCATTCCACACTCAGCAAAGACACTTTCCAGGAGCTTCTGGGTTTCCACTTCCTCCGCCACTGTCATCATCTGGGTGCCCTGTGGAGAACTGCGCCCTTCAAGAAGGGAGCTGACactttgttctgaagacagtgtcctttgctttacagaagcttttcagtttcatgaggtcccatttatcgattgttgctcttag